The following are encoded in a window of Solibacillus sp. FSL R7-0668 genomic DNA:
- a CDS encoding universal stress protein, with amino-acid sequence MANHYKSIVVAVDGSKEAEYAFRKSIDVAKRNEGATINLVNVIDTRSFAAIEAYDRSIAERAQQHSEELLNGYKKQAEEAGIANVNLVIEYGSPKNIITKELSNVVEADLIICGATGLNAVERFLIGSVSEAIVRSAKCDVLVIRTPE; translated from the coding sequence ATGGCAAATCATTATAAGAGTATTGTAGTAGCAGTAGACGGTTCTAAAGAAGCAGAATACGCATTCCGTAAATCAATCGACGTTGCAAAACGTAACGAAGGCGCAACAATAAACTTAGTGAATGTTATTGATACACGTTCGTTCGCAGCAATCGAAGCGTATGATCGTTCAATCGCTGAGCGTGCACAACAACACTCAGAAGAATTATTAAACGGTTACAAAAAACAAGCGGAAGAAGCTGGTATTGCTAATGTAAACTTAGTAATTGAATACGGCTCTCCAAAAAACATCATCACAAAAGAGCTTTCTAACGTTGTAGAAGCGGACTTAATCATTTGTGGTGCAACTGGTTTAAACGCTGTTGAACGCTTCTTAATCGGTTCTGTATCAGAAGCTATCGTACGTTCTGCAAAATGTGACGTATTAGTAATCCGTACACCAGAGTGA
- the ald gene encoding alanine dehydrogenase produces MKIGVPKEIKNNENRVAMTPSGVLSLIANGHEVYIEAGAGLGSSFTDNDYLLAGAHIVDSAVEAWNADMVLKVKEPIESEYQYFREGLILFTYLHLAPEPELTKALLENKVVGIAYETVQLPNNSLPLLTPMSEVAGRMATQIGAHYLEKLQGGKGILLGGVSGVPRGKVTVIGGGIAGTNAAKVAVGMGADVTIIDLSPERLRQLEDIFGRDVQTLISNPFNIADAVRSADLVIGSVLIPGAKAPKLVTEEMIASMSPGSVVVDIAIDQGGCFATSEKVTTHDNPTFVKHGVVHYTVANMPGAVPRTSTIALTNNTVPYALQIANKGYIRACLDNEALKRGVNTIDGKVVYRAVADAQQLPYVTVDDVLGVLTGLNQ; encoded by the coding sequence ATGAAAATAGGGGTACCAAAAGAAATTAAAAACAACGAAAATCGTGTGGCAATGACGCCATCAGGGGTATTATCATTAATTGCCAATGGTCATGAAGTGTATATTGAAGCAGGGGCTGGATTAGGTTCTTCATTTACAGATAATGATTATTTATTAGCAGGAGCACATATTGTTGATTCGGCAGTAGAAGCTTGGAATGCAGATATGGTGTTAAAGGTAAAAGAGCCAATAGAAAGTGAATATCAATATTTCCGAGAAGGCTTAATTTTATTCACCTACCTACATTTAGCACCGGAGCCAGAGCTGACAAAGGCATTACTTGAAAACAAGGTAGTCGGGATTGCTTATGAAACGGTGCAATTACCGAATAATTCTTTACCATTACTGACACCAATGAGCGAAGTCGCAGGGCGAATGGCAACGCAAATCGGTGCACATTATTTAGAAAAATTACAAGGTGGAAAAGGGATTTTATTAGGCGGTGTGTCGGGCGTGCCTCGTGGAAAGGTAACGGTAATTGGAGGCGGTATCGCTGGGACGAATGCAGCTAAGGTTGCTGTTGGCATGGGGGCAGATGTGACAATTATTGACTTAAGCCCAGAGCGTTTACGTCAATTAGAAGATATTTTTGGTCGTGATGTCCAAACATTAATTTCAAATCCATTTAATATTGCGGATGCAGTTCGTTCGGCAGACTTAGTAATTGGATCTGTATTAATTCCTGGCGCAAAAGCACCGAAATTAGTAACGGAAGAGATGATTGCATCAATGTCTCCAGGTTCTGTTGTCGTTGATATTGCAATTGACCAAGGTGGCTGCTTCGCGACATCGGAAAAGGTCACAACGCATGATAACCCAACATTCGTAAAACATGGTGTTGTACACTATACAGTAGCGAATATGCCAGGAGCTGTACCGCGTACGTCAACAATTGCGTTAACAAACAATACTGTTCCTTATGCGTTACAAATTGCCAACAAGGGCTATATTCGTGCCTGCTTAGACAATGAAGCATTAAAACGAGGCGTGAATACTATTGATGGTAAAGTTGTATACCGCGCAGTAGCAGACGCCCAACAATTGCCATATGTTACGGTGGATGATGTACTAGGTGTTTTAACAGGATTAAATCAATAA
- a CDS encoding class I SAM-dependent methyltransferase, producing MEKFEQIFKYVNDYAEKLVETNGLDYLDALLQALDDTLDGKFEWQVEEATNEDMRKAIQIAILKGMRKSAQPNHQMTPDTLGLLVAHFVEQCFEQRLQHGPIAVVDPALGTGNLLFTVMNALNGNVEATGVEIDDLLIRLAAATGDLIEQPVRLFRQDALEKLLVDPVDAVICDLPVGYYPNEEVALDYELCAAEGMSYAHHLFIEQSMNYTKEGGFAFFLIPANLFESEQAKQLHKFIKSHAWIQAVIQLPENLFASKAHEKSILILQKQSKQLKAPREVLLAKVPNMSNREALAMFFEKVRMWREGNDQKR from the coding sequence ATGGAAAAATTTGAACAAATATTTAAATATGTTAATGATTATGCAGAAAAATTAGTAGAAACAAATGGGCTAGATTATTTAGATGCGTTATTACAAGCATTAGACGATACATTAGATGGTAAATTTGAGTGGCAAGTAGAAGAGGCAACGAATGAAGATATGCGCAAGGCCATCCAAATTGCCATTTTAAAAGGGATGCGCAAAAGTGCCCAGCCGAATCATCAAATGACACCTGACACGTTAGGCTTACTTGTGGCTCATTTTGTAGAGCAATGCTTTGAACAGCGATTACAACATGGTCCCATTGCGGTAGTTGACCCAGCTTTAGGTACGGGCAATTTATTATTTACGGTGATGAATGCTTTAAATGGTAATGTCGAAGCAACAGGTGTTGAAATCGATGATTTATTAATCCGTCTTGCTGCAGCAACAGGGGATTTAATTGAACAGCCTGTGAGATTATTCCGTCAAGATGCATTAGAAAAATTATTAGTAGACCCAGTCGATGCGGTCATTTGTGATTTACCTGTTGGCTATTATCCAAATGAAGAGGTAGCGCTAGATTATGAATTATGTGCGGCAGAAGGTATGAGTTATGCGCACCACTTATTTATTGAGCAATCGATGAATTATACAAAAGAGGGCGGCTTTGCTTTCTTCTTAATTCCTGCTAATTTATTTGAATCCGAGCAAGCAAAGCAATTACACAAATTTATAAAAAGTCATGCGTGGATTCAAGCAGTCATTCAATTACCTGAAAATTTATTTGCATCAAAAGCGCATGAAAAAAGTATTTTAATTTTACAAAAGCAAAGTAAGCAGTTAAAAGCACCTCGCGAAGTATTATTAGCGAAGGTCCCAAATATGTCCAACCGTGAAGCGCTTGCGATGTTCTTTGAAAAAGTACGTATGTGGCGTGAAGGAAATGACCAAAAGCGCTAA
- a CDS encoding M24 family metallopeptidase — MSKLNELQAYLVTNEIDAAFITTPDNVFYFSNFNSDPHERLLGVMLFKDAEPFLICPKMEMPDVIAAGWQYEVVGHEDTENAWDIVTKTVATRNTPFQKLAIEKAHLTVERFEAIQERFENIVFVGIDEKINAMRIYKSEEELVKMRKAAELADYAIQVGCDAITEGKTEMEVLNEIESAIKAKGYAMSFDTMVLAGEKAASPHGTPGDRKIQQGDLILFDLGVIYEGYCSDITRTVAFGQPGEEQIKIYNTVRAANENAIAAVKPGVRAMDLDKIARDTIADAGYGEYFTHRLGHGLGISVHEFPSINGSNEMVLNEGTVFTIEPGVYKTNVAGVRIEDDVVVTSTGVEILTKFTKELVIL; from the coding sequence ATGTCAAAACTTAATGAACTACAAGCGTATTTAGTAACAAATGAAATCGATGCGGCTTTTATTACGACACCAGATAATGTATTTTATTTTTCAAATTTTAATAGCGATCCACATGAGCGTTTACTAGGTGTCATGCTATTTAAAGATGCCGAGCCATTTCTAATATGTCCTAAAATGGAAATGCCCGATGTCATTGCGGCTGGTTGGCAATATGAAGTTGTCGGTCATGAAGATACAGAAAACGCATGGGATATTGTGACTAAAACCGTTGCAACGCGCAATACCCCATTCCAAAAGCTCGCTATTGAAAAAGCACATTTAACAGTTGAGCGTTTTGAAGCGATTCAAGAACGTTTTGAAAACATCGTATTCGTAGGAATTGATGAAAAAATCAATGCGATGCGTATTTATAAGAGCGAAGAAGAATTAGTCAAAATGCGTAAAGCAGCTGAACTTGCAGACTATGCCATTCAAGTAGGCTGTGACGCCATCACTGAAGGTAAGACTGAAATGGAAGTTTTAAATGAAATCGAATCAGCGATTAAAGCGAAGGGGTATGCGATGAGCTTTGATACGATGGTACTTGCCGGTGAAAAAGCCGCCTCACCACACGGAACACCCGGTGATCGTAAAATCCAGCAAGGTGATCTTATCTTATTTGACCTTGGCGTTATTTACGAAGGATATTGCTCAGACATCACACGTACAGTCGCATTTGGTCAACCAGGTGAAGAGCAAATTAAAATTTATAATACCGTACGTGCTGCCAACGAAAATGCCATCGCTGCCGTAAAACCTGGCGTACGCGCAATGGACCTAGATAAAATTGCACGCGATACAATTGCTGATGCAGGATATGGTGAGTACTTTACACACCGCTTAGGTCATGGTCTTGGTATTTCAGTACATGAGTTCCCTTCGATTAATGGCTCCAATGAAATGGTATTAAACGAAGGTACCGTATTCACAATTGAACCAGGTGTTTATAAAACAAATGTTGCCGGTGTTCGAATTGAGGATGATGTAGTCGTAACAAGCACAGGGGTAGAAATATTAACAAAATTCACAAAAGAATTAGTAATTCTTTAA
- a CDS encoding 5,10-methylene tetrahydromethanopterin reductase: MNKWFIIAFIILLLALLSMSQVNQQTKAATTSLSIAQKDLVLRNAPNKGAVGSKKAQPPVVTSGFMPKANRSYTYEPSFEDPNQVTYQAVNNPSIANSIELLEADYIGYTYIESNSELKLGVAYSDTFFFSLSYPMKENRTIIDTDYGYDGVHATTEVKVESTSATVHTKAATFHNVVILAYPNGTKIYLAKDYGIIRIADFEGDITTELIAVQ; encoded by the coding sequence ATGAATAAATGGTTCATCATCGCCTTCATTATTTTATTATTGGCTTTGCTCTCTATGAGTCAAGTGAATCAACAAACGAAGGCAGCAACAACATCGCTTAGTATTGCTCAAAAAGATCTTGTTTTACGTAATGCTCCAAATAAGGGCGCAGTAGGATCAAAAAAGGCACAGCCACCCGTTGTTACGAGCGGTTTCATGCCAAAAGCAAATCGTAGCTACACCTATGAGCCTTCCTTTGAAGATCCGAATCAAGTTACCTATCAAGCAGTGAACAATCCTTCTATTGCGAACTCAATTGAATTATTAGAAGCGGACTATATCGGCTATACGTATATTGAAAGCAACAGCGAACTCAAACTTGGTGTCGCCTATTCTGATACCTTCTTCTTTTCATTAAGCTATCCGATGAAGGAGAACCGTACTATTATTGATACGGATTACGGCTATGATGGTGTCCATGCGACTACGGAAGTAAAAGTTGAAAGTACTTCGGCTACTGTGCACACAAAAGCCGCAACATTTCATAACGTCGTCATTTTAGCGTATCCGAATGGCACTAAAATTTATTTAGCAAAGGATTACGGCATTATCCGCATTGCTGATTTCGAAGGCGATATTACGACTGAATTAATTGCGGTCCAATAA
- a CDS encoding metal-dependent hydrolase, protein MQISYHGHSVVKIKTNGRTILIDPFINGNGKTDLKVDNEQPDVILLTHGHNDHVGDTVELAKKNNALVVAPNELADYLGWQGCNVHNMHIGGAHQFEFGKVKFTQAFHGSSYVTEKNEIIYTGMPAGILFTAEGKTIYHAGDTALFGDMELIGKRHPIDIAFLPIGDNFTMGPEDAAYAVSLLKPKIVVPIHYNTFPPIAQDPNKFAKLVEDAEVQILSAGEFVNH, encoded by the coding sequence ATGCAAATTTCTTATCACGGACATTCAGTCGTAAAAATCAAAACGAATGGAAGGACGATTTTAATTGACCCATTTATCAATGGCAATGGGAAAACCGATTTAAAGGTTGATAATGAACAGCCAGATGTTATTTTGTTGACGCATGGCCATAATGATCACGTAGGGGATACGGTAGAGCTTGCAAAGAAAAATAATGCACTCGTTGTTGCACCAAACGAACTAGCCGACTATTTAGGCTGGCAGGGTTGCAATGTTCACAATATGCATATTGGCGGTGCGCATCAATTTGAATTTGGCAAAGTAAAATTTACGCAAGCATTTCATGGTTCGTCCTACGTAACAGAAAAAAACGAAATCATTTATACCGGAATGCCAGCGGGAATTTTATTTACAGCAGAAGGGAAAACCATTTATCATGCAGGGGATACGGCTTTGTTTGGAGATATGGAGCTCATCGGCAAACGCCACCCGATTGATATCGCTTTTTTACCAATTGGTGATAATTTTACAATGGGTCCAGAAGATGCGGCTTATGCTGTATCATTATTAAAGCCCAAAATCGTTGTACCGATTCACTACAATACATTCCCACCGATTGCGCAAGATCCAAACAAATTTGCCAAGCTTGTTGAAGATGCGGAAGTACAAATTTTATCAGCAGGTGAGTTCGTAAACCATTAA
- the dnaE gene encoding DNA polymerase III subunit alpha — protein sequence MTVYPQIRTSADLLKSIIRIDELIPFLQQQQAKSCAIVNTKLYGLLPFMFQLKKAGIHPVAGLTIALERTEDEILPLVLYAKTNKGYKNLLKIASSIAIRPQQNIPLRWLIAYGEDIAFVVLPFGNQQAWLQPTAQEALQALIQANKENLYIGITRANGVHPFEAQAVALAQQHQLQIMATHESLYLYEQDAFAYEVAQSIETGVKLHDRNYEQQHDHYVLPAQEWQQRFKDQQNWLDTAETLLLSCHVEISLHDVYMPKFPLLEGQTAAEVLKQEVQEGLQKRLQTNTLPKPYVERIQYELQIIQSMGYSDYFLIVADFMRFAREHQILTGPGRGSSASSLIAYALEITQVDPLHYDLLFERFLNVERVTLPDIDIDFLDTRRHEVIEYVARKYGKQFVAQIITFGTLSAKAVARDVARMFNFDSETLEMISKLIPNKPGITLQEAYANSENLRKWMDAEPVRHKWFQTALRLEGLPRNASTHAAGVVLSPVPLVEVVPIEQGHDDIYLTQWPMLEIEQTGLLKIDFLGLRNLTILDQIRKSIQFTHQIELDFNQIPLQDAKTFELLQRGDTVGIFQLESDGMKNALRDIKPTHFLDIVAVNALYRPGPMQFIPVYAKRKHHMEPVIMPHPDLTPILQETYGVIIYQEQIMRIANVMAGFTIGQADILRRAVSKKKREVLEQQRAAFVKGSLAKGYTEQIAQEVYELIVRFADYGFPKSHAVAYSIISYQMAYLKANFPVNFYAALLTNATGNSDKLMQILMEAKANGIQVLPPSINRSVRHFKVENGKIRFSLSAIKGVSQPFLQQLLLVRKERQQPFDSIFDLAVTLTTAHFQRKVIEPLIKAGALDEFGKDRATLLATIEGAQKQADFMRPGGDDLFDGAMMAFGKPKYSQASIMPEKMKLQFEKEVLGFYLSEHPITRMRAQFQQVNGTVQLLTSLKDNSYVRLIGMISEFRQLRTKRGELMAFVMIEDEFGTVSCTVFPKEYEQVAGQLCEDQLLYVEGFLERRFNKVQIKVKQITIQ from the coding sequence TTGACGGTATATCCACAAATACGGACAAGTGCCGATTTATTGAAAAGTATAATTCGTATCGATGAGCTCATCCCTTTTTTACAACAACAACAGGCAAAAAGCTGTGCAATTGTGAACACAAAATTGTATGGGCTTTTGCCTTTTATGTTTCAGCTAAAAAAGGCCGGTATACACCCTGTTGCTGGCTTAACGATTGCACTTGAACGAACAGAAGACGAAATATTACCACTTGTGCTTTATGCAAAGACGAATAAAGGCTATAAAAATTTATTGAAGATCGCAAGCAGTATCGCCATTCGCCCGCAACAAAATATTCCCTTACGTTGGCTTATTGCCTATGGTGAGGACATTGCATTTGTTGTATTACCATTTGGAAATCAGCAAGCCTGGTTGCAACCAACAGCACAAGAAGCTTTGCAAGCGCTTATTCAAGCCAATAAAGAAAACCTTTACATAGGGATTACAAGGGCAAATGGGGTACATCCATTTGAAGCACAAGCAGTGGCGCTAGCACAGCAACATCAGCTGCAAATCATGGCTACCCATGAAAGCCTATATCTGTATGAGCAGGATGCCTTTGCCTATGAAGTTGCACAATCAATTGAAACAGGCGTTAAGCTGCATGACCGAAATTATGAACAACAGCATGATCACTACGTATTACCAGCCCAAGAATGGCAGCAACGCTTTAAGGATCAGCAAAATTGGCTAGATACCGCTGAAACATTATTGCTAAGCTGTCATGTAGAAATCAGCTTACATGATGTATATATGCCGAAGTTTCCGCTTCTGGAAGGGCAAACAGCTGCAGAGGTGTTAAAGCAAGAGGTGCAGGAGGGCTTACAGAAACGATTACAAACAAATACTCTACCAAAGCCCTATGTAGAACGTATTCAATATGAGCTACAAATTATTCAATCGATGGGCTACTCGGATTATTTTTTAATTGTTGCTGACTTTATGCGCTTTGCTCGTGAACATCAAATTTTAACGGGGCCGGGTCGTGGTTCGTCTGCTTCATCCCTCATTGCCTATGCGCTAGAAATTACGCAAGTAGACCCATTACACTACGATTTATTATTTGAGCGCTTTTTAAATGTGGAGCGAGTGACATTGCCGGATATTGATATTGACTTTTTAGATACACGGCGACATGAAGTCATCGAATATGTTGCAAGGAAATATGGCAAGCAATTTGTCGCACAAATTATTACGTTTGGGACATTATCTGCCAAGGCTGTCGCACGTGATGTCGCACGGATGTTTAACTTTGATTCGGAAACGCTTGAAATGATTTCGAAGCTGATTCCAAATAAGCCCGGCATTACACTGCAGGAAGCATATGCGAATTCTGAAAACTTACGCAAATGGATGGACGCGGAGCCGGTTCGTCATAAGTGGTTCCAAACCGCGCTACGATTAGAGGGACTACCACGTAATGCGTCAACCCATGCGGCAGGAGTCGTATTAAGCCCAGTGCCATTAGTCGAAGTTGTCCCAATCGAGCAGGGACATGATGATATTTATTTAACACAGTGGCCCATGCTTGAAATTGAACAAACCGGATTACTGAAAATCGATTTTTTAGGACTTAGAAATTTAACGATTTTAGATCAAATTCGAAAGTCGATTCAGTTTACTCATCAAATCGAGCTAGATTTCAATCAGATTCCATTACAGGATGCAAAAACGTTTGAATTATTACAGCGGGGCGATACGGTAGGGATATTCCAGCTAGAGTCAGATGGGATGAAAAATGCGTTACGTGATATAAAGCCAACGCATTTTTTAGATATCGTTGCGGTCAATGCGCTCTATCGACCAGGTCCGATGCAATTTATTCCAGTCTATGCCAAACGTAAGCATCATATGGAACCGGTCATTATGCCTCATCCTGATTTAACACCGATTTTACAAGAAACATACGGTGTTATTATTTATCAGGAGCAAATTATGCGTATCGCCAATGTTATGGCGGGCTTTACGATTGGTCAAGCGGATATTTTGCGACGTGCAGTAAGTAAGAAAAAACGAGAAGTGCTCGAACAACAACGCGCAGCATTTGTGAAGGGCTCGCTTGCAAAAGGCTACACAGAGCAAATCGCACAAGAGGTTTATGAATTAATTGTGCGCTTTGCGGATTATGGTTTTCCGAAAAGTCATGCGGTTGCCTATAGTATTATTTCGTATCAGATGGCCTATTTAAAGGCGAATTTCCCTGTTAATTTCTATGCAGCCTTATTAACAAATGCAACTGGAAATAGCGATAAATTAATGCAAATTTTAATGGAAGCTAAAGCAAATGGGATTCAAGTCTTACCGCCATCGATCAATCGGAGTGTCCGACATTTTAAAGTTGAAAATGGCAAAATACGTTTTAGCTTATCGGCCATTAAAGGCGTCTCGCAACCTTTTTTACAGCAATTATTACTCGTAAGAAAAGAGCGTCAACAACCATTTGATTCGATTTTTGATTTGGCGGTGACCTTAACAACCGCGCATTTTCAACGGAAAGTAATAGAGCCGCTCATTAAGGCTGGCGCGCTTGATGAGTTTGGCAAGGACCGTGCGACATTGCTGGCCACTATCGAGGGTGCTCAAAAGCAGGCGGATTTCATGCGACCGGGTGGCGATGATCTATTTGATGGTGCGATGATGGCATTCGGTAAACCAAAATATAGTCAAGCGTCTATTATGCCGGAAAAAATGAAGCTGCAATTTGAAAAAGAAGTACTAGGTTTTTATTTATCAGAACATCCGATTACTCGTATGCGTGCCCAATTTCAGCAGGTAAATGGAACGGTTCAATTATTGACGTCCCTAAAGGATAATAGCTATGTTCGCCTCATTGGTATGATCAGCGAGTTTCGCCAGTTACGAACGAAGCGCGGTGAGCTGATGGCATTTGTTATGATTGAAGATGAGTTTGGAACAGTATCCTGCACGGTATTCCCTAAAGAATATGAACAGGTTGCTGGTCAGCTATGTGAGGATCAATTGCTCTATGTAGAAGGCTTTTTAGAGCGTCGATTTAACAAGGTTCAAATAAAAGTAAAGCAAATTACTATTCAATAA
- a CDS encoding DHH family phosphoesterase, which produces MKRQIIDKIKQYETIIVHRHVRPDPDAYGSQIGLAELIRANFPEKNVYTVGEHDASLSFLAYPEQIEDAVFEGALVIATDTANTERIDDQRYKTGDCLIKIDHHPNDDAYGDLLWVDTSASSCSEMIYELYKEAKDYANWQLSDAAARLLFAGIVGDTGRFLFPSASPRTFEIAGQLIQYNFDRNQIFDGMYEMERKLLNLQGYIYQHFIMDENGMAHIKLPTDVLKQFDATPSETSLLVGSLGNVKNIRAWVMFIEENDTIRVRLRSKGPVINGLAKKYNGGGHPLASGATAHNWEEVEQVIVDLKEICQNA; this is translated from the coding sequence GTGAAACGTCAAATTATTGACAAAATTAAACAATATGAAACGATTATCGTGCACCGTCATGTACGCCCAGATCCAGATGCCTACGGGTCTCAAATTGGTTTAGCGGAATTAATTCGCGCCAACTTTCCAGAAAAAAATGTGTACACAGTTGGTGAGCATGATGCGTCTCTATCGTTTTTAGCATACCCAGAGCAAATTGAGGACGCTGTTTTTGAAGGGGCATTAGTTATTGCAACCGATACAGCAAACACAGAGCGCATCGACGATCAACGCTATAAGACGGGGGATTGCCTCATTAAAATCGACCACCATCCAAATGATGATGCCTATGGAGATTTACTGTGGGTTGATACGAGTGCAAGCTCTTGTAGTGAAATGATTTACGAATTATACAAAGAAGCGAAAGACTATGCCAATTGGCAATTATCAGATGCAGCAGCACGTCTCCTATTTGCGGGTATTGTTGGAGATACAGGGCGCTTCTTATTCCCGAGCGCGAGTCCAAGAACATTTGAAATCGCAGGTCAGCTCATTCAATATAACTTTGATCGCAATCAAATATTTGATGGGATGTATGAAATGGAACGCAAGCTATTAAATCTACAAGGCTACATTTATCAACATTTTATTATGGATGAAAACGGTATGGCCCATATTAAATTACCAACGGACGTATTAAAGCAATTTGATGCAACACCATCTGAAACCTCGTTATTAGTTGGCTCCTTAGGTAATGTGAAAAATATTCGTGCATGGGTCATGTTTATTGAAGAAAATGACACAATCCGTGTACGTTTACGCTCAAAAGGGCCGGTAATTAATGGCTTAGCAAAAAAGTACAACGGTGGTGGCCATCCGCTTGCTTCAGGTGCTACGGCACATAATTGGGAGGAAGTAGAGCAAGTCATTGTCGATTTAAAAGAAATTTGTCAAAACGCATAA
- a CDS encoding DRTGG domain-containing protein, with translation MSTKHEKILQYIESLPVGDKISVRQIAKEMQVSEGTAYRAIKEAENRRLVSSIERVGTIRIEKKKKENIERLTFAEIVNIIDGQVLGGKSGLHKTLTKFVIGAMKLDDMMRYTDAGSLLIVGNRTQAHEYALKTGAAVLITGGFDTTEPNKQLADELDLPIISTSYDTFTVATMINRAIYDQLIKKDILLIEDVYVPIEETAVLKNTDTIAAFHKQNLRTTHGAFPVVTQQNKLVGMITSKDVIGKDEDEPIEKVMTKNPIAASMKTSVATAGHRMIWEGIDLLPVIDDAGALRGVISRQDVLKAIQIAQRQPQHGETIDDLVKNEMRVTGEEDIVVEFTVTPQMTNQFGAISYGAFTTLLSEVGAFALKRRKRGEAVVENMNIYFIKPVQMESILTVQPRILDMSRKFVKMDFEVYSGSLLVGKAMMTFQLLER, from the coding sequence TTGTCAACAAAGCACGAGAAAATTTTACAATATATCGAATCACTACCGGTCGGAGATAAAATTTCTGTTCGTCAAATTGCAAAGGAAATGCAAGTAAGTGAGGGAACGGCTTACCGCGCCATTAAGGAAGCGGAAAATCGCCGTTTAGTAAGCTCAATAGAACGTGTTGGGACGATTCGAATTGAAAAGAAAAAGAAGGAAAATATTGAGCGCTTAACATTTGCTGAAATTGTAAATATTATTGATGGTCAAGTTTTAGGCGGAAAATCAGGCCTCCATAAAACTTTAACAAAATTTGTAATAGGTGCGATGAAGCTTGACGATATGATGCGCTATACGGATGCAGGGAGTCTTCTTATTGTCGGGAATCGTACACAGGCACATGAATATGCACTAAAAACAGGCGCGGCTGTATTAATTACAGGTGGCTTTGATACAACAGAGCCAAACAAGCAACTAGCTGATGAATTAGATTTACCAATCATTTCAACAAGCTATGATACCTTTACTGTTGCAACGATGATTAACCGTGCCATTTATGACCAATTAATTAAAAAGGATATATTATTAATTGAAGATGTGTACGTGCCAATTGAGGAAACGGCTGTGTTGAAAAATACCGATACCATTGCCGCCTTCCATAAGCAAAATTTGCGTACAACCCATGGCGCATTCCCCGTCGTTACACAACAAAATAAGCTGGTCGGTATGATTACGAGTAAAGACGTAATTGGAAAAGACGAGGATGAGCCAATCGAAAAAGTGATGACGAAAAATCCAATTGCTGCCTCGATGAAAACGAGTGTTGCAACTGCTGGACATCGTATGATTTGGGAAGGAATTGACCTATTACCTGTTATTGACGATGCTGGTGCACTAAGAGGGGTGATTAGCCGTCAGGATGTATTAAAAGCAATTCAAATTGCCCAACGTCAGCCGCAGCATGGTGAAACGATTGATGATTTAGTGAAAAATGAAATGCGTGTTACGGGAGAAGAGGATATCGTTGTTGAATTTACTGTTACACCGCAAATGACGAACCAATTCGGTGCGATTTCATATGGCGCTTTCACGACATTATTATCAGAGGTAGGGGCTTTTGCTTTAAAGCGTCGTAAACGTGGTGAAGCTGTAGTTGAAAATATGAATATTTACTTCATAAAGCCTGTACAAATGGAAAGCATCTTGACCGTGCAACCGCGTATTTTAGATATGTCACGCAAATTCGTAAAAATGGATTTTGAAGTGTATAGCGGATCTTTATTAGTTGGTAAAGCGATGATGACATTCCAATTATTAGAGCGCTAA
- a CDS encoding YtpI family protein encodes MVYLNFLLVACIVASLVFYFYFKTKQFRSTLPIRTKWYKAKSGVALAAFIIFFGFNATILYPDMIGYIVAIVFLIIGIILGTSNYKRMRHEGRFVQEEYELNK; translated from the coding sequence ATGGTTTATTTAAATTTCTTATTAGTCGCTTGTATTGTTGCGTCACTTGTATTTTATTTTTATTTTAAAACGAAGCAATTCCGTTCGACATTGCCAATTCGTACAAAATGGTATAAAGCCAAATCAGGGGTTGCACTTGCTGCATTCATCATTTTCTTTGGATTCAATGCAACGATTCTTTACCCTGATATGATTGGCTATATTGTTGCGATTGTCTTTTTAATTATTGGAATCATTCTTGGTACGAGTAACTACAAACGTATGCGTCACGAAGGTCGTTTCGTTCAAGAAGAATACGAATTAAATAAATAA